The Alosa sapidissima isolate fAloSap1 chromosome 16, fAloSap1.pri, whole genome shotgun sequence genome has a segment encoding these proteins:
- the si:ch211-217g15.3 gene encoding uncharacterized protein si:ch211-217g15.3 isoform X2 has protein sequence MFRFSLLVVISLLVYGASSEPRSAWGKMDDTAVQETLMSVGEDKLPLGLKEVEPPQDMDAPDLDIDPSMLIWRAVQESRRRAVEEARAHVGARADAHADAHPRPAEDHHAQQPRAAASGPQYHQAEPDMDEVYHNFPAQAGPAEQTDRLAQETRRGRYAQAEVDLDDIYHGDQGQLQVLPQVEPEPQDDVSMPDHRGRSLPEEDLDDLYHKY, from the exons ATGTTCAG GTTTTCACTTTTGGTCGTAATTTCCCTGTTGGTGTACGGGGCCTCTTCAGAGCCGCGCAGCGCATGG GGAAAAATGGATGACACAGCAGTCCAAGAAACTTTAAT GTCTGTTGGGGAGGACAAGCTGCCGCTGGGGCTGAAGGAGGTGGAGCCCCCTCAGGACATGGACGCCCCCGACCTGGACATCGACCCGTCCATGCTCATCTGGAGGGCCGTGCAGGAGTCCCGCCGGCGTGCTGTAGAGGAGGCCCGCGCCCACGTCGGTGCCCGCGCTGATGCCCACGCTGATGCCCACCCCAGGCCCGCAGAGGACCACCATGCCCAGCAGCCCCGCGCTGCAGCGTCCGGCCCCCAGTACCACCAGGCCGAACCAGACATGGACGAGGTCTACCACAACTTCCCCGCCCAGGCTGGACCAGCGGAGCAGACTGACCGCCTGGCCCAGGAGACCAGGAGGGGGCGCTATGCCCAGGCAGAGGTGGATCTGGACGACATCTACCATGGAGACCAGGGGCAGCTGCAGGTGTTGCCCCAGGTGGAGCCAGAGCCCCAGGATGACGTGTCCATGCCTGACCACAGGGGGCGCTCTCTCCCTGAGGAAGACCTGGATGATCTCTACCACAAATACTGA
- the si:ch211-217g15.3 gene encoding uncharacterized protein si:ch211-217g15.3 isoform X1 gives MFSWFSLLVVISLLVYGASSEPRSAWGKMDDTAVQETLMSVGEDKLPLGLKEVEPPQDMDAPDLDIDPSMLIWRAVQESRRRAVEEARAHVGARADAHADAHPRPAEDHHAQQPRAAASGPQYHQAEPDMDEVYHNFPAQAGPAEQTDRLAQETRRGRYAQAEVDLDDIYHGDQGQLQVLPQVEPEPQDDVSMPDHRGRSLPEEDLDDLYHKY, from the exons ATGTTTTCATG GTTTTCACTTTTGGTCGTAATTTCCCTGTTGGTGTACGGGGCCTCTTCAGAGCCGCGCAGCGCATGG GGAAAAATGGATGACACAGCAGTCCAAGAAACTTTAAT GTCTGTTGGGGAGGACAAGCTGCCGCTGGGGCTGAAGGAGGTGGAGCCCCCTCAGGACATGGACGCCCCCGACCTGGACATCGACCCGTCCATGCTCATCTGGAGGGCCGTGCAGGAGTCCCGCCGGCGTGCTGTAGAGGAGGCCCGCGCCCACGTCGGTGCCCGCGCTGATGCCCACGCTGATGCCCACCCCAGGCCCGCAGAGGACCACCATGCCCAGCAGCCCCGCGCTGCAGCGTCCGGCCCCCAGTACCACCAGGCCGAACCAGACATGGACGAGGTCTACCACAACTTCCCCGCCCAGGCTGGACCAGCGGAGCAGACTGACCGCCTGGCCCAGGAGACCAGGAGGGGGCGCTATGCCCAGGCAGAGGTGGATCTGGACGACATCTACCATGGAGACCAGGGGCAGCTGCAGGTGTTGCCCCAGGTGGAGCCAGAGCCCCAGGATGACGTGTCCATGCCTGACCACAGGGGGCGCTCTCTCCCTGAGGAAGACCTGGATGATCTCTACCACAAATACTGA